Genomic window (Thermostichus vulcanus str. 'Rupite'):
AGAGACACAAAACTGTGCCCCCGCCCGCCAAGCCTGCTCAGCCATGGGTTGATGCAAAACCGTACCGACCCCAATCCAGCACTGGGGATACTGCTGCCGCAACCTGGTGATCAACTGCAAGTACTGGGGTACCTGGGTGGTGATTTCAATGTGTTGGATCCCGGCTCGGATGGCCACAGTCGCCTGTTGGGTGGCTTGGGTCAAGCTCTCTTGGGCACGAATCACCCCAATTAAGGGTTGCTGCCACAACTGCAGTAACCAGGGGTGGGCCAAACGGTTGTCCAGGCTGGGTTCAGAACAAGCAAACATCAGAATCCGATATCGGGAGAAGGCAGCTCAGGTGAGTTTTGGTAGGATAAGCCCTGAGGTTGTGAGGAGAGGTCGGGCTTGGAAGGCGTGGCACGCAGCCTAAAGGCGTGGATGTTGTTCGGGTTGCTCACCCTGCTGCTGTTGGCAGGGCTGTGGGTGGTGGCTCCATCGCAAGCTCAGAATGTCAATCAACTGCAACAACGGCAGCAGCAGATTCAGCAACAAATTCAAGGCAACCAACGCCGCTTAGAGGAACTGCGCCAAGCGGAACAGGAAGCCCGTCGCCGCATGGGATCCCTGCAGCAAAACATCCAACAAACAGAATCTAGCCTTCGGGATAACCAGTATCGCCTGGAACAGGCCCAGAAAGCACTGGAGCAGGCCCAAAAGGATCTAGAGGATTTGGAGGATCGCCTGCGACGGCAACAACAAGGTACAGCTGCCCGGTTGCGTTACATGCAGCGACAGGGGGCAGAGCATTGGTGGGCTTTGTTACTGAGTAGCCGCGATTTGAACGAGTTTTTTGACCGCCGTCACCAACTGCAACTGTTGATCGAAGCGGATCGACAATTGATCCAAGAGCTTCAAGCCACTGCCACCGAGGTGGATCAACAACGCATTGCCCTAGAGGTACAGCGCAACGAGATTTCTTTGATTCTACAGGAGCTGGCGGCCCAGAAAAACCAACTGCAGCAGCAGGCTGCTACCCAAGAACAATTGGTCGGGCGCTTGGCCAATGAGCGAGCTGCTTTTGAGGCCGCACAACGACGGCTGGAAGCCGATTCACAACAGCTCACGGGTTTGATCCAGCAGCTGATCGCCCAACAAGCGCAACAGCGGGGCGGCGGGGATCCCGTTCAAGGGACAGGCCGGTTGATCGCGCCGGCGAATGGCCCGATTACCAGTCCGTTTGGCTGGCGGGTTCACCCCATTTATCGTACCCGTCGCTTCCATGCGGGCATTGACTTTGGCGTGCCGACCGGAACACCTGTGCGGGCGGCAGATCGGGGTACGGTCATTTATGCCGGCTGGTACGGTGGCTACGGCAATACTGTGATCATCAATCACGGCGGCGGTATTACCACCCTCTACGCCCACAACAGCCGTGTTGCTGTCGGTGTCGGTCAATCGGTGCAGCGAGGGCAAACCATTGCGGCCGCAGGCTCGACGGGGCTTTCCACCGGGCCCCACGTCCACTTTGAGGTGCGGGTTAACGGTCAACCGGTCGATCCCCGTCGTTACCTCTAGCTCTTTGACCCAGAAACCCAACCAGAAGCCCCATAAGCTATCGATGAGCCACCACATCCGCAGGCACAGACAGCAGGGATCCCGCCTGTAACGTCCACTGTACATCGGCTATCTGGGCCAATTCCTCCGGGTCGTGGGAAACCACCAGTACCGTCCACGTCGATTTCAGCCGTGCCAACAACTCAATCAACTGCCGCCGTACTGACCAATCCAACCCTGCCGTCGGTTCGTCCAGCAGCAACAAAAAGGGGCCACGAATCAGCTGCACCGCCAGCGCCAGCCGCCGCTGTTGCCCGCCACTCAAATGGTTGGGGGAACTGCGCAATGGGATCCCTTCCAACCCCACCTGCTTGAGGACATTTTCAATCTCTTTTTCCCGCAGCTCGGGGTGGCCAAAGCGCATTTCATCCAAGAGCGTGAGGCCACAAAAGTGCCGCTCCGGGAACTGAAACACCAACCCGGCCATGCCTCGCAACTGGGTGGGCAACAGAGTCACCCCTTCCCAGCTGATCTGTCCCTGTGTCGGTCGAGCCAATCCCGCCAAAACTTCCAGCAAGGTGCTTTTGCCTGCCCCACTTTTGCCGACGATTAAGCCCAACTGGTTCAAGCCCAATTGGAAAGAGAGATCCTTCAAAATCGGTTGAGAAGCGGCTGCTGGATGGTAGGAAAGGTTCTGGACTCGAAACATGAAGGGCTGAGACAGGGAAGGCTGTGGTTATTCTGGCATTGCAAGGGTTCTCCTCTCAAAAGCCCGGCGTCCCTACAGCCATTCTTCTAGGCGCCCCAGCTGATCCCGAAAGCCATGGGTGAGCTCGCGATACCAATCCCGCAGCTCCAGTTGATCCACCGCACGGCGCAGCGCCTCCTGAGAACGCTGGATCGGTCGCAAGGTTGCAGGCGGGATCCCTTCTTGAGCCGCAACTTGCTCAAACAGGGCCAGCTCCGTTTGCACGTAGAGAATTAGATTGGCCACATCCTGGGGGTGTGGGTAGGGGGTGGAATCGGGCATGGGCAGTAAACCAGCAAAACTAGCTCCATTTTGGCCAGGGATCCACCCATGGGTTGTTCATCTGCCTTGGGGAAGAAGGCTGGTAAGGTAAGAAGGGATTTTTTGCTGCTTGGGAGGTTGCATGAGCCAGAAGCTACTGTTCGTCTGTCTGGGCAACATCTGTCGCTCCCCTACAGCCGAAGGCATCACCGATCACCTCCTGCGCAGCAGCGGGATCCCGGAGGAAATTCTCTGTGACTCCGCCGGGACTGCCGCCTACCATGTCGGCAGCCCCCCGGATCGACGCATGCGCCAAGCAGCCCAACGCTATGGGCTTGAGCTGCGGGGGGAAGCCCGCCAAATTCGTCCGACGGACTTGCAGGAGTTCGATTTGATCCTGGCCATGGATCGGCAAAACTACCGCGATATTCTCAGCCTCGATCCGCAGGGAAAATATGCTGAGAAGGTGCGCTTGATGTGCAGTTATTGTCGTTCTCATCCTGACGCAGAGGTTCCGGATCCCTACTACGGGGGCGAGGCGGGATTTCACTACGTGATTGAGCTGCTCTGGGATGCCTGTAGTGGTCTGTTGGACTCTTTGGTGCCGGGGGTGAATCTACCTCCCTTGCCCCCCCGTGCCTGAGCCGGTTTCTAGAAGCCATTCCGTAATTTTAATGAAGTCTCTCTGGGCAAAGGGATCCCTTTTAGTTTCGTTTGGGGGTGGGATCCACACCCCTAGAGTTGGTTTGTTCTGGAAGATCTCTGAGAAAGGGTATCCCTAGGCTCGCTTCTCTTCGAGGAAGTGGAATTAATGGAAAATTCCTCACTGTTCCAATAAACTTGCGGGAGATCAAGACTCATGGATGAATCGTTATCAGGGCTGATTTCGATCGCCTTTTATGTCTTTTTTAGTTACACCTTGATGGTGATTGGGCAAAAATTGAGTGTGCCGAACGCTTGGTTAGCCTGGATCCCGATCGCCAATATCTGGGTGATGTGCCGAGCTGCTGATAAGCCGGGTTGGTGGGTGATCCTCTTTTTCATCCCTTTGGTCAATTTGATCTTTGCCATTCCCCCCCGCCTGAACAAATCCCGCTGGTCAGGGCTACTGATCTTTCTACCGGTTTTGGGAGCTTTGGCTTATTCCGGCATCTTGGCCTTTACGAAAAGCAGCGTAAAGCCCCCGGTTTCTAACCGGGGGATATAAGCGCACAGGCTGAATTTATTCAGCAACAGAAATAGTACATACAATAGTCCCCATGAAACGGGTCACCACCACACTCAAGCTCAAGTTTCTTGACCTCAATGCGGTCAAAGCAGAGATGTTTAACCAGACGGTTTGTGCGACAACCGAACTGGCAAACGAACTGCTCCGCATCAGTCCGAAGGAACGAAAAGCATTAACAACCGCCAAAGTGGTGACACCACTCAAGTCGGCCCTCTCCAACCAGGTGATTCGTGTCCTGAAGGGGAAAGCCGGCCAGCGGGTCAAGCACTTCAAAGTGTTCTGGCCAGAGGTCAACAACCAAAACTGGAAGCTGCACAAAGTAGGTAGCACCTACTCGGTGAGTTTTCCCACAATTCAGGGTGACAAGCGGGTTCCCCTTGAGGTTAGCAGTTCCTACTATGCCGAGCGTCTTGAGCGCATCCTGGCCGAACAGGATTGTGAACGGGGAACCTTGAAACTCATGAAGCTACGGGGCTGTTGGTACGCGGTTGTATCTATCACTTGGGAAGTTCCCGAAGTGAAGAGTACGGAGCGGTTAGGTGTTGACCGGGGGCAGAACCGTTTGGCAGTGGCGGCCACCCGTTGGGGTCGGGCGGTGTTTTTTGGGGGTGGAGAGGTAGCCTATCGTCGTCGTCGTTTCCAGAAGCGTCGTGCCCAGTTGCAACAGGCGGGTAAATACCGAGCACTCAAGCGACTGGAGCGCAAAGAAGCCCGTTGGATGAGGGCAGTCAACCACACCGTTAGCCGCCGCATTGTGCGGTTTGCCAAGGCGGTAAATGCAGATGTGTGGATGGAAGACCTCTCGGGTATTCGCCAATCCAGACAGAGCCAGAAGGCGCGTTCGGATGCCGGGAAATCGCGCCATACCTGGTCGTACTACGACCTGGAGTGGAAGGTTGCCTACAAGCTGGAAATGGCGGGTAGGACGCTGCATAAACGTCCTGCTGCCTACACATCCAAAACCGACCACAGGACAGGATTGATTGGGAAAAGGAGTGGGCATTTGTTCACCGGGCAGGACGGGTATTGCTGTGATGCAGACTGGAATGCCGCAATCTTGCTACGCAAGACGCGGAGCGTCATGAACCTAGCCCAGTGGGACGGCTTTTCGTGTCCCTTGAGTCTAAAAGAAGCCCTGCCCGTAATAGGTAGGGTCGGCTCAGGGGATGGGGTATTTGGCAATCCCCTGAACTCCATGAATCCCTCACAGCTTCAAGCTGTGGGGAGCTAGAAGGGAGAATCCCCCGGTTTCTAACCGGGGGAGTGTCAACTAACCCAAAACCATGGAACGACCCGCCAGCGTCACCCTCATCGCACTGATGCAAGTGCTGTTTGCT
Coding sequences:
- a CDS encoding RNA-guided endonuclease TnpB family protein, encoding MKRVTTTLKLKFLDLNAVKAEMFNQTVCATTELANELLRISPKERKALTTAKVVTPLKSALSNQVIRVLKGKAGQRVKHFKVFWPEVNNQNWKLHKVGSTYSVSFPTIQGDKRVPLEVSSSYYAERLERILAEQDCERGTLKLMKLRGCWYAVVSITWEVPEVKSTERLGVDRGQNRLAVAATRWGRAVFFGGGEVAYRRRRFQKRRAQLQQAGKYRALKRLERKEARWMRAVNHTVSRRIVRFAKAVNADVWMEDLSGIRQSRQSQKARSDAGKSRHTWSYYDLEWKVAYKLEMAGRTLHKRPAAYTSKTDHRTGLIGKRSGHLFTGQDGYCCDADWNAAILLRKTRSVMNLAQWDGFSCPLSLKEALPVIGRVGSGDGVFGNPLNSMNPSQLQAVGS
- a CDS encoding ABC transporter ATP-binding protein; the encoded protein is MFRVQNLSYHPAAASQPILKDLSFQLGLNQLGLIVGKSGAGKSTLLEVLAGLARPTQGQISWEGVTLLPTQLRGMAGLVFQFPERHFCGLTLLDEMRFGHPELREKEIENVLKQVGLEGIPLRSSPNHLSGGQQRRLALAVQLIRGPFLLLLDEPTAGLDWSVRRQLIELLARLKSTWTVLVVSHDPEELAQIADVQWTLQAGSLLSVPADVVAHR
- a CDS encoding low molecular weight protein-tyrosine-phosphatase, with product MSQKLLFVCLGNICRSPTAEGITDHLLRSSGIPEEILCDSAGTAAYHVGSPPDRRMRQAAQRYGLELRGEARQIRPTDLQEFDLILAMDRQNYRDILSLDPQGKYAEKVRLMCSYCRSHPDAEVPDPYYGGEAGFHYVIELLWDACSGLLDSLVPGVNLPPLPPRA
- a CDS encoding murein hydrolase activator EnvC family protein, translating into MARSLKAWMLFGLLTLLLLAGLWVVAPSQAQNVNQLQQRQQQIQQQIQGNQRRLEELRQAEQEARRRMGSLQQNIQQTESSLRDNQYRLEQAQKALEQAQKDLEDLEDRLRRQQQGTAARLRYMQRQGAEHWWALLLSSRDLNEFFDRRHQLQLLIEADRQLIQELQATATEVDQQRIALEVQRNEISLILQELAAQKNQLQQQAATQEQLVGRLANERAAFEAAQRRLEADSQQLTGLIQQLIAQQAQQRGGGDPVQGTGRLIAPANGPITSPFGWRVHPIYRTRRFHAGIDFGVPTGTPVRAADRGTVIYAGWYGGYGNTVIINHGGGITTLYAHNSRVAVGVGQSVQRGQTIAAAGSTGLSTGPHVHFEVRVNGQPVDPRRYL
- a CDS encoding DUF5684 domain-containing protein, with translation MDESLSGLISIAFYVFFSYTLMVIGQKLSVPNAWLAWIPIANIWVMCRAADKPGWWVILFFIPLVNLIFAIPPRLNKSRWSGLLIFLPVLGALAYSGILAFTKSSVKPPVSNRGI